One genomic window of Fusarium fujikuroi IMI 58289 draft genome, chromosome FFUJ_chr01 includes the following:
- a CDS encoding related to isotrichodermin C-15 hydroxylase (cytochrome P-450 monooxygenase CYP65A1) → MGLPWELITAFAATGTLSLAWAQNSWVRLQLLGHFTEFWFASLAVWGVWAVWIYPLFVSPLRHLPGPSGNHWFMGQAQKIMAEPSGVPMREWASEIPNDGLLCYRGFFNQERVMVCSPKALAEVLSTNSYAFPKPSHFRWSIGRILGIGILLAEGEEHKMQRRSLTPAFAFRHIKNLYPVFWSKAREVTRTMVAEFGGEGEVHVEISSWASRATLDIIGLAGMGRDFGAIQDPQNTLAQTYKQIFKPSRQAQVLAFIGMIIPMQFITKLPFRRNEDIAKAATDIRAVCRDLIREKKAKIANKEQADVDILSVALESGGFTDENLVDQLMTFLAAGHETTASAMTWAIYMLSKHSDIQSRLRDEVREHLPSVDSDVDITSLDIDRMPYLNAVCSEVLRYYAPVPLTMRDAAYDTTILGHSIPRGTRVVIVPWATHFDTELWGHDAGQFKPERWLPSGGESGSADRKAASGGASSNYAFLTFLHGPRSCIGSSFARAEFACLLAAWIGRFEFTLANPEEMDEKKVEIRGGITARPAKGMHVNIKTVSGY, encoded by the exons ATGGGGCTACCTTGGGAGCTTATCACAGCCTTTGCTGCTACAGGTACCTTGTCGCTCGCATGGGCACAGAACAGCTGGGTAAGACTTCAGCTCTTAGGACACTTCACAGAGTTTTGGTTTGCGAGCCTCGCTGTCTGGGGCGTCTGGGCAGTATggatatatcctttatttgTGTCTCCCTTGAGACATCTTCCTGGACCTTCCGGGAACCATTGGTTCATGGGTCAAGCGCAGAAAATCATGGCCGAACCCTCAGGTGTTCCAATGCGAGAATG GGCTTCTGAGATTCCCAACGATGGCCTACTCTGCTATCGTGGGTTTTTCAATCAAGAGAGAGTGATGGTCTGCTCACCCAAAGCCTTGGCTGAGGTACTTAGTACCAACAGTTATGCATTCCCGAAGCCCTCTCATTTTCGATGGTCCATTGGTCGTATTCTTGGAATCGGCATCTTACTTGCGGAGGGGGAGGAGCACAAGATGCAGCGCCGCAGCTTGACACCTGCATTCGCCTTTCGTCACATCAAGAATTTATACCCAGTCTTCTGGAGTAAGGCCAGGGAAGTGACACGCACCATGGTAGCAGAGTTCGGTGGGGAGGGAGAGGTCCATGTCGAAATATCTAGTTGGGCATCACGAGCCACACTCGATATTATTGGTCTCGCTGGGATGGGTCGGGACTTTGGCGCCattcaagatcctcaaaaCACTCTCGCTCAAACATACAAGCAGATATTCAAGCCTTCACGCCAGGCTCAGGTCCTCGCTTTTATTGGCATGATTATTCCCATGCAATTCATCACAAAGCTACCTTTCCGTCGAAACGAGGATATTGCTAAGGCGGCCACCGATATCCGGGCGGTCTGTCGAGATCTTATCCGtgagaagaaggcaaaaATTGCCAATAAGGAACAAGCCGATGTTGATATACTATCGGTCGCTCTTGAAAGTGGTGGTTTCACTGACGAAAACCTGGTTGACCAACTCATGACATTCCTGGCTGCAGGGCATGAGACAACAGCATCGGCGATGACCTGGGCAATATATATGCTCTCGAAGCATTCCGATATCCAGAGCAGGCTACGGGACGAAGTACGTGAACATCTTCCCTCTGTGGATTCGGACGTCGATATCACCAGCCTCGACATAGATCGCATGCCATACTTGAATGCGGTGTGCAGCGAGGTTCTGCGATATTATGCCCCGGTCCCGTTGACGATGCGCGATGCCGCCTACGATACCACCATTCTCGGCCATTCAATCCCCCGCGGCACACGCGTCGTCATTGTACCGTGGGCTACTCATTTCGATACTGAGCTCTGGGGCCACGATGCGGGTCAATTCAAGCCAGAGCGGTGGCTCCCATCGGGTGGAGAGAGTGGTTCCGCTGACCGCAAAGCAGCAAGTGGCGGAGCGAGCAGCAACTACGCGTTCCTGACTTTCTTGCATGGCCCACGGAGTTGCATTGGATCCAGTTTCGCCAGAGCAGAGTTCGCATGTTTGCTAGCGGCATGGATTGGTCGCTTTGAGTTCACCCTTGCGAACCCtgaggagatggatgagaagaaagtGGAAATTCGGGGCGGTATAACGGCCCGGCCCGCGAAAGGTATGCATGTCAATATCAAAACAGTGAGCGGCTACTGA